The Methanococcoides methylutens MM1 genome has a window encoding:
- a CDS encoding ABC transporter permease, whose amino-acid sequence MVTIETILGHTGEHLVLLLTTLFVSIAISLPLAFASLYSKRIGYVIMKFANLAQAVPSFAVVAIVVPLIGIGFYPALIAILLRALLPIIKNTYIGLSTVDPAMLDYADGIGLNQWQILRYVRLPNAYPAIFAGIKFASILINSIAILTAYIGSGGLGELIFEGLVGFNNEKILAGAIPAILIAMTLDVIFTAMEKRLVPDYRK is encoded by the coding sequence ATGGTAACCATTGAGACCATACTGGGACACACCGGTGAACACCTCGTGCTCCTGCTTACTACACTGTTCGTCAGTATTGCTATCTCCCTGCCTCTTGCGTTCGCTTCCCTTTACAGCAAACGCATCGGTTATGTGATCATGAAGTTCGCAAACCTTGCCCAGGCAGTGCCGAGTTTTGCTGTCGTTGCTATCGTGGTCCCACTTATCGGAATTGGATTCTACCCGGCTCTGATTGCCATCCTGCTGAGGGCACTTTTGCCTATCATCAAGAACACCTACATTGGCCTTTCAACGGTAGATCCTGCCATGCTTGACTATGCGGACGGCATAGGACTCAACCAGTGGCAAATACTCAGGTACGTCCGCCTTCCAAATGCTTATCCTGCCATTTTTGCAGGAATCAAGTTCGCTTCCATCCTCATCAACAGTATAGCCATACTGACGGCTTACATCGGCAGTGGTGGCCTTGGAGAGCTCATCTTCGAAGGACTTGTGGGCTTCAACAATGAGAAGATCCTTGCAGGTGCCATTCCTGCGATATTGATAGCAATGACATTGGATGTGATCTTCACGGCGATGGAGAAGAGGCTGGTTCCGGATTACAGGAAATGA
- a CDS encoding ABC transporter ATP-binding protein, which produces MPSKRIFDRIDSIEIRGVTKKYEGRFAINDLDLDIEGGEMLILLGPSGSGKTTTLRTINRLIEPDSGTIHINGQNIMEIEQVALRRNIGYVIQNIGLFPHMTIGENIGLVAKLEGWDKAKINERVRYLLDFVSLPADMFMDRYPHQLSGGQQQRVGLARALVMDPPLLLMDEPFGALDPILRKQLQEEFCLIREKLGKTIIFVTHDIEEAFRLADRIGIMDDAKLVQIGTAEELIFHPVNDMVASIVDTGKKFKHLDTLRIKDLMSPLDNKYVHPASLSVKETIDSMLERDIELAVVVNGGEPMGVVRLNDLMRLGETNDIIGDHVVKVPSYEISGFLENALRELHENDDSIAFVTDAGKVKGFLFPNDVFKQLV; this is translated from the coding sequence ATGCCATCCAAAAGGATATTTGACAGAATAGATTCGATAGAGATCCGCGGTGTGACCAAGAAATATGAAGGCAGGTTTGCCATCAATGATCTGGACCTTGACATCGAGGGCGGGGAAATGCTAATTCTTCTCGGTCCCAGTGGTTCGGGAAAGACTACGACACTGCGTACGATCAATCGTTTGATCGAACCGGATTCAGGTACCATTCACATAAATGGCCAGAACATCATGGAAATTGAGCAGGTTGCTCTCAGGAGGAACATCGGTTATGTCATCCAGAACATTGGCTTGTTCCCTCACATGACCATCGGTGAGAACATTGGCCTTGTTGCTAAACTGGAAGGCTGGGATAAGGCAAAGATCAATGAGAGGGTACGCTACCTTCTGGATTTCGTATCCCTTCCGGCAGATATGTTCATGGACAGGTATCCTCACCAGTTAAGCGGAGGCCAGCAGCAGAGGGTCGGTCTTGCAAGGGCACTGGTAATGGACCCGCCGCTTTTGCTCATGGACGAGCCCTTCGGAGCTCTCGACCCTATCCTTAGAAAGCAGCTTCAGGAAGAGTTCTGTCTTATCCGCGAGAAGCTCGGGAAGACCATAATTTTCGTGACACATGATATCGAAGAAGCTTTCCGTCTGGCAGACAGGATAGGCATTATGGATGATGCGAAGCTTGTGCAGATTGGAACGGCAGAGGAGCTGATCTTCCATCCTGTGAACGATATGGTGGCGAGCATTGTTGATACCGGAAAGAAGTTCAAGCATCTGGACACCCTGAGAATAAAGGACCTGATGTCCCCTCTTGATAACAAGTATGTACATCCAGCATCCCTTTCTGTCAAAGAGACCATCGACTCAATGCTTGAAAGGGACATCGAGCTTGCCGTTGTAGTAAATGGCGGTGAACCGATGGGTGTTGTCAGGCTGAATGACCTGATGCGACTTGGTGAAACTAACGATATCATCGGTGACCACGTTGTCAAAGTTCCATCATACGAAATTAGTGGCTTCCTCGAGAATGCACTCAGGGAACTGCATGAGAACGATGATTCCATTGCTTTCGTCACAGATGCCGGGAAGGTCAAAGGTTTCCTGTTCCCGAACGATGTTTTCAAACAACTGGTATGA
- a CDS encoding DUF169 domain-containing protein: MDYAKISEKLIETLELNGKPVAISLLKREKDIPEGLEKIDAPRRYCQMLQDARFDDKVTYATMDEHACKGGAAAIGLQDYPDKIKSGELYFDKLGKEISLSVAKRVVDNMPRPAPGSTVATIVAPLDQTPAKPDVIIVIGNTLVARRIAHSVIYRRGGRMNANFAGIQSTCADATGSPYTTGEVNISIGCDGAAKNAGLKDDEMVVGIPEEQLEDITNILAEKAGAWNDWMRS; this comes from the coding sequence ATGGATTATGCAAAAATAAGTGAGAAGCTTATTGAGACGCTGGAACTTAATGGAAAACCAGTGGCAATATCATTACTTAAGCGGGAAAAGGACATCCCTGAAGGTCTCGAAAAGATCGATGCACCAAGAAGATACTGTCAGATGCTTCAGGATGCAAGATTCGATGATAAGGTCACTTATGCTACCATGGATGAGCATGCCTGTAAGGGAGGAGCTGCAGCAATCGGATTACAGGACTACCCTGACAAGATCAAAAGCGGAGAGCTTTATTTTGATAAGCTTGGAAAAGAGATTTCCCTGAGCGTTGCCAAGCGTGTTGTTGACAATATGCCAAGACCTGCACCCGGATCCACAGTTGCAACCATCGTTGCTCCACTTGACCAGACACCAGCAAAACCGGATGTCATTATAGTGATCGGTAACACCCTTGTTGCAAGAAGGATCGCACATTCCGTTATCTACAGGCGCGGAGGCCGTATGAACGCAAACTTTGCGGGTATCCAGTCCACATGTGCAGATGCTACCGGCTCACCTTACACCACCGGAGAAGTGAACATTTCCATTGGATGTGACGGCGCTGCCAAGAACGCAGGACTCAAGGACGACGAAATGGTCGTTGGTATCCCAGAAGAACAGCTTGAGGATATCACCAATATACTTGCTGAAAAAGCAGGCGCATGGAACGACTGGATGAGATCATAA
- a CDS encoding CxxC-x17-CxxC domain-containing protein, with product MKKVDFKGPRDLHRTKCTDCGQETSVPFVPDPDRPVYCRDCFQKRKPKKE from the coding sequence ATGAAGAAAGTAGATTTCAAAGGGCCGAGGGATTTGCACAGAACAAAGTGTACTGACTGCGGTCAGGAAACAAGCGTGCCTTTCGTACCGGACCCGGACAGGCCGGTATACTGCAGGGATTGCTTCCAGAAACGTAAGCCTAAAAAAGAGTAA
- a CDS encoding APC family permease, which produces MGEEFTLKRELGLLEITLSGVGSILGAGIYVLIGKAAGLSGNALWLSFLFAAIAAGLTAISYMELSSMFPKAGAEYEYVRNAFGEFLGLLIGLLVVFVEIISSSTVALGFAGYFEVLFHTPAIPSAIALILLFTLILFVGIKQSARAAILMTFIEIIGLLVIISIGLPEMGSVDYLEVQSLSGIFEASALVFFAFLGFEEIVKLSQETKDPHRTTPRALMIAIATTILLYILVALAVVSVLDWRVLSTSSAPLAEVASVALGSNAFVILSLIALFSTANTVLLMQIGGSRILYGMAESGSLPSLISWVHPGTRTPWVSILVFTSLSIMFVFIGDIAIVANLTNFMVFIIFITINLSLIWLRYSKPDIERPFRIPFNIGRFPLSPLFGILCALLLFAHLSLEVIVYGFILLLVGVVAVFIRLKSQGNSRQVK; this is translated from the coding sequence ATGGGAGAAGAGTTTACTCTTAAAAGAGAGCTTGGGCTTTTGGAGATCACACTCAGTGGTGTGGGAAGCATACTGGGAGCCGGCATATATGTTCTTATTGGAAAGGCAGCAGGTCTTTCGGGCAATGCCCTTTGGTTGTCCTTTTTGTTTGCTGCCATTGCTGCCGGGCTTACCGCTATAAGTTACATGGAGCTTTCATCCATGTTCCCCAAGGCAGGGGCCGAATATGAGTATGTCAGGAATGCCTTCGGTGAGTTCCTGGGTCTTCTTATAGGCCTGCTGGTCGTTTTCGTGGAGATCATTTCAAGCTCTACCGTTGCTCTGGGCTTTGCGGGATATTTCGAGGTTCTGTTTCACACACCTGCTATTCCCTCAGCTATCGCTCTTATACTGCTGTTCACATTGATCCTTTTCGTGGGTATTAAGCAATCTGCAAGGGCTGCCATTCTTATGACCTTCATCGAGATCATAGGCTTGCTTGTGATAATCTCCATAGGTCTTCCCGAGATGGGGTCTGTGGACTATCTGGAGGTACAGAGCCTGTCAGGTATATTTGAGGCATCAGCGCTTGTTTTCTTTGCATTCCTCGGCTTTGAGGAGATAGTAAAGCTATCACAGGAGACAAAGGACCCTCATAGGACGACACCCAGAGCCCTTATGATTGCCATTGCAACCACTATATTGCTTTACATACTTGTTGCATTGGCTGTTGTGAGTGTCCTTGACTGGAGGGTATTGTCAACGTCTTCGGCTCCCCTGGCAGAGGTTGCATCCGTGGCATTGGGCAGCAATGCATTTGTCATCCTTTCGTTGATAGCTCTTTTCTCGACTGCCAATACCGTTCTGCTTATGCAGATCGGGGGCTCGAGGATACTCTATGGTATGGCGGAATCCGGTTCACTTCCCTCATTGATCTCCTGGGTTCATCCAGGGACAAGGACTCCATGGGTCTCTATATTGGTATTCACATCACTCTCAATAATGTTTGTTTTCATAGGTGATATCGCGATCGTGGCGAATCTGACCAATTTCATGGTCTTTATCATCTTTATAACGATCAATCTTTCACTGATATGGTTGAGGTACTCAAAACCTGATATCGAAAGACCATTCAGGATCCCCTTTAACATAGGCCGTTTTCCTCTTTCACCACTTTTTGGTATATTATGTGCTCTTTTGCTCTTTGCACACCTGAGCCTTGAGGTCATTGTCTATGGTTTTATTTTATTGCTCGTGGGTGTCGTGGCGGTATTTATCAGGTTAAAGAGCCAAGGTAATTCAAGGCAGGTCAAATAA
- a CDS encoding DUF169 domain-containing protein: protein MDIKEINEFGKQLTEKLNLKTKPVAVSLIPEGHDIPEGIERIDENTRHCQMVDNVRKTGNQFYALADDQMCKGGSSVMGLQEMPHKLATGDTYYNLKRFSTINAARRTMEKVTKVAPGTTKAAVYGPLESATFIPDVVVIVTSPKQVMQLSQALLYKFGGRVDASFAGIQSVCADGVALPYKEGKISVTVGCGGSRKFANVADDEMILGIPVERLHDLVEAVNEMFA, encoded by the coding sequence ATGGATATCAAAGAAATAAACGAATTTGGAAAACAGCTTACTGAGAAGTTGAACCTTAAAACAAAACCTGTTGCAGTCTCACTTATTCCAGAAGGTCATGACATTCCTGAAGGTATTGAAAGGATAGATGAGAACACAAGGCACTGCCAGATGGTCGATAATGTCAGAAAGACCGGAAATCAGTTCTACGCCTTAGCAGATGACCAGATGTGCAAGGGCGGATCTTCTGTGATGGGATTACAGGAAATGCCACACAAACTGGCTACCGGTGACACCTACTACAACCTCAAGCGCTTTAGTACCATCAATGCTGCAAGAAGGACAATGGAAAAGGTCACTAAGGTAGCACCGGGAACTACAAAAGCTGCCGTTTACGGACCACTCGAAAGTGCAACATTCATCCCTGATGTTGTCGTTATAGTAACTTCACCAAAACAGGTCATGCAGCTTTCCCAGGCACTTCTCTACAAATTTGGTGGAAGGGTTGATGCAAGCTTTGCAGGCATTCAGAGTGTCTGTGCCGATGGCGTTGCCCTCCCATACAAGGAAGGCAAGATCAGCGTAACTGTAGGATGCGGTGGAAGCAGGAAGTTCGCGAACGTTGCTGACGATGAAATGATCCTCGGTATCCCTGTAGAAAGACTCCACGACCTTGTGGAGGCTGTGAATGAGATGTTCGCCTGA
- a CDS encoding VOC family protein, which yields MELGAFSVSLNVKDIEASRSFYEKLGFMVFQGDISQNWLIMKNGNCVLGLFQGMFEKNILTFNPGWDQNANELNSFTDIRELQKQFKAKGVEIQDEADENSSGPASLIVIDPDGNPILFDQHVDS from the coding sequence ATGGAATTAGGTGCATTTTCAGTAAGTCTTAATGTAAAGGATATTGAAGCTTCAAGATCGTTCTATGAGAAACTCGGCTTTATGGTTTTTCAGGGGGACATATCACAGAACTGGCTGATCATGAAGAATGGCAATTGCGTACTTGGCCTGTTTCAGGGAATGTTTGAAAAGAATATTCTGACCTTTAATCCCGGCTGGGATCAAAATGCCAATGAGCTTAATTCATTTACAGATATCAGGGAGCTCCAGAAGCAGTTTAAAGCTAAGGGTGTTGAAATACAGGATGAAGCAGATGAGAACTCTTCCGGACCTGCAAGTTTGATTGTGATCGACCCGGACGGGAATCCCATTCTTTTTGACCAGCACGTAGATTCCTGA
- a CDS encoding ABC transporter permease translates to MLLTDLVDVWETNSLTTRTIEHLTMFSIAIVIASIIGVSIGIYLYSRPRIAHPVLNFLNVVETIPDIPLLVLLLPIFGLGEEPTIVASILYSLLPITRNTYTGLKEVDQQYIDIAHAMGLSQREILMKVRIPLSLPMIAGGLRIALVFTMGVVTLGGLIAAGGLGAALIAGIQLYNVGTILVAGIWTGLLAVILDGFAGTIEKKLQRRYGTW, encoded by the coding sequence GTGCTACTAACTGATCTTGTGGATGTCTGGGAAACGAATTCCCTGACCACACGTACCATTGAGCACCTGACGATGTTCAGTATTGCCATAGTCATTGCTTCTATCATTGGAGTAAGCATAGGCATCTACTTGTACAGCAGACCCCGGATCGCCCATCCTGTCCTTAATTTCCTGAACGTGGTGGAGACAATACCGGATATTCCGTTACTTGTACTTCTCCTGCCGATATTCGGACTTGGAGAGGAACCAACCATCGTGGCATCCATCCTATATTCACTCTTACCTATCACACGTAATACCTACACTGGCCTCAAAGAGGTCGACCAGCAGTACATCGATATTGCACATGCAATGGGACTTTCCCAGCGTGAGATCCTCATGAAAGTGAGAATTCCACTTTCCCTGCCAATGATAGCAGGTGGACTTAGAATAGCCCTTGTCTTTACCATGGGCGTCGTGACACTTGGAGGACTGATCGCTGCAGGTGGTCTCGGAGCAGCCCTCATAGCCGGCATTCAGCTCTACAATGTGGGCACGATCCTTGTTGCAGGCATATGGACAGGTCTTCTGGCAGTCATCCTTGACGGCTTTGCCGGGACCATTGAGAAGAAGCTGCAGAGGAGGTATGGTACATGGTAA
- a CDS encoding NifB/NifX family molybdenum-iron cluster-binding protein encodes MKICVTATDKNIDAAMDSRFGRCPYFVLVDPDSMESKAVDNEAASASGGAGIQAAQNISDKGIDVLLTGSVGPNAFPILSAAGIKVMTGASGSVKDAIDQYKEGQLKETAAPTAEAHASMAAPGRGMGGGRRSAGAGRGMGGRGGAGKGMNQ; translated from the coding sequence ATGAAGATATGTGTAACAGCCACAGATAAAAATATTGATGCAGCAATGGATTCACGTTTTGGAAGATGCCCTTACTTTGTCCTCGTGGATCCGGATTCCATGGAATCTAAAGCAGTTGATAATGAAGCAGCCTCAGCCTCAGGAGGAGCAGGTATACAGGCTGCCCAGAACATTTCTGACAAGGGGATCGATGTTCTTCTTACCGGTAGCGTCGGACCCAACGCCTTCCCGATCCTTTCCGCAGCCGGAATTAAAGTAATGACCGGAGCCAGTGGTTCAGTCAAAGATGCCATTGATCAGTATAAGGAAGGCCAGTTGAAGGAAACCGCTGCTCCAACAGCAGAGGCACATGCTTCTATGGCTGCGCCTGGAAGAGGCATGGGCGGAGGTAGAAGGTCTGCCGGAGCAGGACGGGGTATGGGAGGCCGTGGCGGAGCAGGCAAAGGAATGAATCAATAA
- a CDS encoding AN1-type zinc finger domain-containing protein codes for MGLADRGYKRDSNGNLILPDDVPKKDTNLNNTDSTSNNSNSKNKCFLCGKTPGIKKGQVRHHTGGKMDIIQDTYQFLFKCNFCGNSYCEDHRLPEQHNCIGLLMKGGIPKPTKSPSMMSSTVIVEPVIKKKEKASNNSPPVPVASSMPKRETWYSTKRLIAAMLVFVVLMSGAYFVFTSAGDFSIWDSSYESMGVPSVQFIKASGEPIELIDNEYAHDVTWDELIGFIKADDTDRLIYADDSFVCADFAERLHNKAEKAGIRSAFVTIDFYDDVDGHALNAFETTDKGLVYVDCTGSTQQIGELDSYDKIGYIEVGKEYGLISAYYTKDPAYTFYETRNKNMMGFFESLGIVKSVDIYWTAESF; via the coding sequence ATGGGGTTAGCAGATAGGGGATATAAACGAGATTCGAATGGCAATTTAATATTACCTGATGACGTTCCCAAAAAGGACACTAATCTTAATAATACTGATTCGACCAGTAATAATAGCAATAGTAAAAACAAGTGCTTTTTATGTGGGAAAACTCCAGGCATAAAAAAAGGACAAGTCCGTCACCATACTGGCGGGAAGATGGATATCATTCAAGATACTTATCAATTCCTTTTCAAGTGTAACTTTTGTGGAAACTCATATTGTGAAGATCATAGATTACCAGAACAACACAATTGCATTGGATTACTTATGAAAGGTGGAATTCCTAAACCCACGAAGTCTCCATCAATGATGTCTTCAACAGTAATAGTAGAACCTGTAATAAAAAAGAAGGAAAAAGCGAGTAATAATAGTCCCCCTGTTCCTGTCGCCTCATCTATGCCTAAAAGAGAAACATGGTACTCTACTAAAAGGTTGATAGCTGCAATGCTAGTATTTGTTGTCCTTATGAGTGGTGCTTACTTCGTATTTACAAGTGCAGGAGATTTTTCAATATGGGATTCTTCTTATGAATCGATGGGTGTTCCATCAGTGCAATTCATTAAAGCATCGGGTGAACCAATTGAATTAATTGACAATGAATATGCTCATGATGTAACATGGGATGAATTGATTGGTTTTATAAAGGCAGATGATACTGATCGTTTGATTTATGCCGATGATAGTTTTGTCTGTGCAGATTTTGCAGAGAGATTACACAATAAGGCAGAAAAAGCAGGAATACGTTCTGCTTTTGTAACAATTGATTTCTACGATGATGTAGATGGTCATGCATTAAATGCCTTTGAAACTACGGATAAAGGCTTAGTATACGTGGATTGCACTGGCTCAACTCAACAAATCGGAGAATTGGACAGTTATGACAAAATAGGTTATATTGAAGTTGGAAAAGAATATGGTCTTATCTCTGCATATTATACAAAAGACCCAGCATATACGTTCTACGAAACCAGAAATAAAAATATGATGGGATTCTTTGAAAGCCTAGGAATCGTAAAATCAGTTGATATTTATTGGACAGCAGAATCTTTTTAA
- a CDS encoding DEAD/DEAH box helicase: protein MDVPQLINTIRSSRRYEGQIVHVETIPPKEPEFEDMELKPLVRYALSEMGIEKLYTHQAEAINTVRRGEHLALSTSTASGKSMCYMLPIFETLMEDPSATALYISPLNALVNDQLETFKDFRDLMGLDMNINRFIGTMSSEEKSAVKYGNPRILFTNPEMLHLSFLQWKHQWKKFLSNLKYIVLDESHSYSGVMGSNMANLLRRLNRICDHYGSSPQYICCTATIGNPTEHTSALIGRDVTLVNKDGSGSGMQKFIFWNPPLYTKSRSNNFTLRKASFGETVDLFTTFVQSDLQTIVFARARQKVERMYVEAKSRLEQRGVQKTISPYRGGYHGNEREAIEKGLSRGNIAGVISTTALELGIDIGGLDACIMDGFPGTIMSARQQSGRAGRGSQESVVALVADSNALDQYYMRNPTDLFRKECEEAVINVSNRYIQAGHLLCAARELPLSPEDEKYFGNDLNEIMGVLEEEGLLEGGLEKRCTDDRAHMRVSIRGIEGDGYTIFEKGSRAPLEKDIGKLRAYREAFKGAVYINKGTPYSVSQIDHEKHFIRVEKARDGYYTRSQVASDIHITDVVDTKSLPTCDGITVGFGDVEVTQQVTGYKRFRQRTDEEIGQHSLTMPKFSLETEALWIELPEYFTELVEQHGRDFNGGIHAIEHAIISMYPLHLLADRNDVGGVSTPEHADLERKSGIFVYDGHAGGVGYAEAGYGRIAEMLEVTLKAIESCPCRDGCPSCIQSPKCGNNNNPLDKDAAIMILRKMLGKPEYIPKTRHLSEVSKQRSGANGISRPQDKKDSNDAGAALNRARKKLKRQGSSGADEWIKRGIAVGRDEKDHSKACDCFDKALQLEPDNSVALSNKGITYIMMGKHAQALQCFNRLIDLGYVKSAMVWKNKGTALRLLGDRAGAIEAYNEALRIKPDDVRTKQMRDKLREADNALYGRDEF from the coding sequence ATGGATGTTCCTCAGCTGATCAACACTATCCGTTCCTCACGCAGATATGAAGGCCAGATCGTACACGTTGAGACCATTCCTCCAAAAGAGCCGGAATTTGAGGATATGGAGCTCAAACCACTGGTAAGATATGCTCTCAGTGAAATGGGGATCGAGAAACTTTACACTCACCAGGCAGAGGCCATAAACACGGTCAGAAGGGGAGAACACCTTGCCCTCTCCACAAGTACGGCAAGCGGCAAATCCATGTGCTACATGCTTCCCATTTTCGAGACATTGATGGAAGATCCCAGTGCAACTGCTCTTTACATCTCGCCACTGAACGCTCTGGTCAACGACCAGCTTGAGACGTTCAAAGACTTCCGTGACCTCATGGGGCTTGATATGAACATCAACAGGTTCATCGGTACCATGTCCTCCGAGGAAAAGTCCGCTGTAAAGTATGGCAACCCACGAATTCTTTTCACCAACCCGGAAATGCTCCACCTGAGTTTCCTGCAATGGAAGCATCAGTGGAAGAAGTTCCTTTCTAACCTGAAGTACATCGTCCTTGATGAAAGTCATTCCTATAGCGGTGTCATGGGAAGCAACATGGCAAACCTTCTCAGGCGTCTCAACCGCATCTGTGACCATTACGGGTCCAGTCCACAGTACATCTGCTGTACAGCTACCATAGGTAATCCCACAGAGCACACCTCCGCCCTCATTGGCAGGGATGTTACACTGGTCAATAAGGATGGCTCCGGAAGTGGTATGCAGAAGTTCATCTTCTGGAACCCACCCCTTTATACCAAGTCAAGATCTAACAATTTCACCCTTCGAAAAGCAAGTTTCGGCGAGACTGTCGACCTCTTCACGACCTTTGTACAAAGCGACCTCCAGACCATTGTGTTCGCAAGGGCAAGACAGAAGGTCGAAAGGATGTACGTGGAGGCTAAGAGTAGGCTCGAGCAGCGTGGTGTGCAGAAGACCATCAGTCCTTATAGAGGAGGCTATCACGGGAACGAGCGTGAAGCAATAGAAAAGGGACTCTCAAGAGGAAATATTGCAGGAGTTATATCCACCACGGCCCTTGAGCTTGGAATTGACATAGGAGGCCTGGATGCATGTATTATGGATGGTTTCCCGGGTACCATCATGAGTGCAAGACAGCAATCCGGACGTGCAGGGCGTGGAAGTCAGGAGAGTGTTGTTGCCCTTGTAGCGGATTCCAATGCCCTTGACCAGTATTACATGAGAAATCCCACCGACCTTTTCAGGAAGGAATGTGAGGAGGCTGTGATCAATGTATCCAATCGGTACATTCAGGCAGGACACCTCCTCTGTGCAGCAAGGGAACTACCGCTTAGTCCGGAGGACGAGAAATATTTCGGCAATGACCTTAACGAAATAATGGGAGTGCTTGAAGAGGAAGGGCTGCTTGAGGGTGGTCTTGAAAAGCGATGCACTGATGACAGGGCCCACATGCGGGTGTCCATAAGGGGAATTGAAGGTGATGGCTATACTATTTTTGAGAAAGGAAGCCGTGCTCCCCTGGAAAAGGACATTGGAAAACTGAGAGCATACAGGGAGGCCTTCAAGGGTGCTGTTTACATAAACAAGGGAACTCCGTATTCTGTTAGTCAGATCGACCATGAGAAACACTTCATCCGGGTTGAAAAAGCAAGGGATGGCTATTACACAAGATCACAGGTGGCTTCTGATATCCACATCACTGACGTGGTTGACACAAAATCCCTGCCGACCTGTGACGGCATCACTGTAGGGTTTGGTGATGTTGAGGTCACCCAGCAGGTTACCGGCTACAAGCGTTTCAGGCAGCGTACCGACGAAGAGATTGGTCAGCATTCCCTGACGATGCCAAAGTTCAGCCTTGAGACCGAAGCCCTCTGGATCGAGCTTCCTGAATATTTCACCGAGCTTGTGGAACAGCATGGCAGGGATTTCAACGGCGGTATCCATGCCATAGAGCATGCCATTATTTCCATGTATCCGCTCCATCTTCTTGCTGACAGGAACGACGTAGGTGGTGTTTCCACTCCGGAGCATGCTGACCTGGAGAGAAAGAGCGGGATCTTTGTCTATGACGGACATGCCGGTGGTGTTGGTTATGCTGAAGCAGGTTATGGCAGGATCGCTGAAATGCTCGAGGTCACGCTGAAGGCTATCGAGAGCTGTCCCTGCAGGGATGGATGTCCGAGCTGTATCCAGTCACCCAAATGTGGAAATAACAACAATCCTCTGGACAAGGATGCAGCGATCATGATCCTCAGGAAGATGCTTGGCAAGCCAGAGTACATCCCGAAAACAAGGCACCTGTCCGAGGTATCAAAACAGAGATCCGGAGCTAACGGTATTAGCAGGCCTCAGGATAAGAAGGACAGTAACGATGCAGGCGCAGCATTGAACAGGGCGAGGAAGAAGCTCAAACGTCAGGGTTCCAGTGGTGCTGATGAATGGATCAAACGAGGAATCGCTGTTGGAAGGGATGAAAAGGACCACAGTAAGGCATGCGATTGTTTTGATAAGGCCCTGCAACTGGAGCCTGACAACAGTGTTGCACTCTCGAACAAAGGTATCACATATATCATGATGGGGAAGCATGCCCAGGCTCTCCAGTGCTTTAACAGGCTCATTGACCTTGGTTATGTGAAGAGTGCTATGGTCTGGAAGAACAAAGGCACTGCTTTACGGCTTTTAGGGGACCGTGCAGGTGCCATTGAGGCCTATAATGAAGCCCTCAGGATAAAACCGGATGATGTCAGGACGAAGCAGATGAGAGACAAATTGAGGGAAGCAGACAATGCTCTTTACGGACGTGATGAGTTCTAA